DNA sequence from the Methanofollis formosanus genome:
AGAGGTTCCTGAAGGAACGGTCCCACCATTCGCCGAATTTGGTGCAGCCGATCCCGATTACTGCTACGTCTCTCATTTTTGCACCATGATCTTACCCTTGTGCTTGGCATACTGTGCATAGTCGAGATAGATCGGGTTGGCGAGGAGGTCTTCCACCGACGGCGCCGCCGCCCGGTCGAAGACGGTGGTGTCCGCGATCAGGTCGGTGACCGTGATGTCGAAGGCGTCGCTGCCCGCACCCGAGCCGAAGGAGGTGACGAAGATCCGGTCGCCCGGTTCGGCGACGTCGAGGGTCGCCGCAAGCCCGACCATCGAGGCGCCCGAGTAGGTGTTGCCAAGGCGCGGCACGACGAGGCCGGGTTTGATCTGCTCTTTCGTGAACCCGAGCATGCCGGCGACGCGGGAGGGGAACTTCGCGTTCGGCTGGTGGAAGACGGCGTAGTCGTAGTCGGAGGGCGAGGTCCCCATCTGTTCGAGCATCATCCTGGCCGCGCCCTGGACGTGCTTGAAGTAGCCGGGGTCGCCGGTGAACCGTCCGCCGTGGCGGGGGTACGCCTGCCCTTCCCGGCGCCAGAAGTCCGGGGTGTCGGTGGTGAAGGAGCAGGTGTGGTTGATCTCGGCGATCGGATCTTTCGAGCCGATGACCATCGCGCACCCGCCGGCCGCGGCGGTGTACTCGAGGGCGTCGCCGGGCGCGCCCTGGGCGACGTCGGCGCCGACGGCGATGCCGTATGTCACCATCTCGCTCCCGACCAGACCCATGCAGGTCTGAACGGCGGCGGTGCCGGCCTTGCATGCAAACTCGTAGTCGGCCGCGGTCATCACCGGGGTCGCCCCGATGGCCGCGCCGACGGTCGCCGCCGTCGGTTTGACGGCGTACGGGTGGGACTCGGAACCGACATAGATTGCGCCGATGCCGTCACGGTCGACGTCTCTTCTGAGGAGTGCGTTTCTGGTCGCCTCGACGGCGATGGTTGCGGTGTCTTCGTCGAGGTCGGGGACCGACTTCTCCTGAACGCCGAGACCGCCGGAGATGTCCTTGGGGTTGTCCCCCCAGACCCGGGCGATCTCCTCGACCTTGATCCTGAACCTGGGGATGTATGCCCCATAACTGATGATGCCTACCATTCTTTTTCCCTCAATGTGCTCACGATTTCTTCGACGTCCATCGATGTACAGAGAACGGTGATACGGTCCCGTTCCGCCAGTTTCGGGACCAGAGGGTGGACCTGCTCGACTTCGAGTCCTTGCAGGAAGATGCACCGCGGTTTGAAGGGGGTCACTCTGATCGCCACCAGCGGGGACTTCCCGGTCGAGACATTGGTGAAGATGAGCGCACGTTCGGTGCTCCAGCCGTAGATGCGGTTGAACTCGTTGGAGGAGAGTTGCATGATCGCGTTGAGGCTGTTGACCACGGTGTACCCGAAGATCGAGAGGTCTTCTGATCCGCACAGTCTTCGCGCCTCCACGGCCTCCGCAAACTCGGTCAGCGGGACTGAGGATGCGTAGTCGTGGATGTCGTAGATGACGTCGTCGTCGTCAAAGGCGTTGTAGAGGATCCTGGAGAATCGCTGGATGTATTTTCCGCCGTTCTCCTCGTCGATGGAGAGGATGGTGTCGACGATCTTGCCGACCACGGCGGTCCCGGGACTTTTGCGCCTGCCTCCCTCGTAGTCGGAGATGACCGAGGGAGAGACGCCGAGCCGCTCGGAGAGCACTCCCTGGGGAATGCCGAAGCTCATGCGCCATTTTTTCAGGGCTTTTCCCGGTGAGTCCGAGAGCGTAATCTCACCCGCCATCTTCTCGGCAAGCTGCTTACGCAGTTCGGAGTTCATGAGGATAGATGTTTACCAGGCAGATTAAATAATTAACGAATCGGCCATCGACAATCTACGAAGTGATCGGGACAAACCCATAAATAGGATGCATCTCAATTTTGAAATACATGATGGATGCAGGAGATCTCCAGTGCCTGAAGGTCGTTGCGCTCATGGGCGGTCTGCGGAGTTCTGCCTGGATGTCTTCGCAGTCTCTGGCCAATGCCCTGAACATCAGCCCTCAGACGGCCTCCCGCCGCCTCAAGGCTCTCGAAGCGGCCGGGTTGATCACGCGCACGGTCAGGACCGACGGGCAGTACGTGGCCGTCGCCCCTGCCGGAGAGGAAGAACTCAGGCGCGAGTACTCGGCGTACTCGCGGATCTTCTCGCCGGAAGGCGGGTACTATGTCCTGAAAGGGGCGGTGATCAGCGGCCTCGGCGAGGGACGCTACTACATCGACCATCCCCAGTACCGGGACCAATTCATCGAAAAACTCGGGTTCAACGCCTATCCGGGCACGCTCAATGTGCGCCTCGACCCGGAGAGTGTCCGGATGAAGCGCCGTCTCGAGGCCCTGGTCTGGATCGGGATCGAGGGTTTCGAGGCCGACGGCCGGTCGTTCGGGAGCGCACGATGCCTGCCGTGCCGGATCGGCGAGTGCCCGGCCGCGATCATCGAGCCCGGACGGAGTCATTATCCTGAAGAGATCATCGAGATCATCTCGCCGGCACCGCTGCGCGAGACCTTTGGTCTGCATGACAACGATATTGTTAGTGTGGAGGTAACCCATGATTGAAGACGCGTGTTCCGCCCTCAGAGAGGGCAAGATTGTTCTGCTCTACGACTT
Encoded proteins:
- a CDS encoding hydroxymethylglutaryl-CoA synthase, with product MVGIISYGAYIPRFRIKVEEIARVWGDNPKDISGGLGVQEKSVPDLDEDTATIAVEATRNALLRRDVDRDGIGAIYVGSESHPYAVKPTAATVGAAIGATPVMTAADYEFACKAGTAAVQTCMGLVGSEMVTYGIAVGADVAQGAPGDALEYTAAAGGCAMVIGSKDPIAEINHTCSFTTDTPDFWRREGQAYPRHGGRFTGDPGYFKHVQGAARMMLEQMGTSPSDYDYAVFHQPNAKFPSRVAGMLGFTKEQIKPGLVVPRLGNTYSGASMVGLAATLDVAEPGDRIFVTSFGSGAGSDAFDITVTDLIADTTVFDRAAAPSVEDLLANPIYLDYAQYAKHKGKIMVQK
- a CDS encoding helix-turn-helix domain-containing protein; the encoded protein is MNSELRKQLAEKMAGEITLSDSPGKALKKWRMSFGIPQGVLSERLGVSPSVISDYEGGRRKSPGTAVVGKIVDTILSIDEENGGKYIQRFSRILYNAFDDDDVIYDIHDYASSVPLTEFAEAVEARRLCGSEDLSIFGYTVVNSLNAIMQLSSNEFNRIYGWSTERALIFTNVSTGKSPLVAIRVTPFKPRCIFLQGLEVEQVHPLVPKLAERDRITVLCTSMDVEEIVSTLREKEW
- a CDS encoding DUF120 domain-containing protein; amino-acid sequence: MDAGDLQCLKVVALMGGLRSSAWMSSQSLANALNISPQTASRRLKALEAAGLITRTVRTDGQYVAVAPAGEEELRREYSAYSRIFSPEGGYYVLKGAVISGLGEGRYYIDHPQYRDQFIEKLGFNAYPGTLNVRLDPESVRMKRRLEALVWIGIEGFEADGRSFGSARCLPCRIGECPAAIIEPGRSHYPEEIIEIISPAPLRETFGLHDNDIVSVEVTHD